GGACAGCCTTTTGGTAAACTGTAGAAAATGAAGTTCCTCACCTTCAGGTACCTTAAACTGCACTTGATCCGTGTCATTCATTGGAATGGCAATGGACTCAGGCACCAGGTTGTACACCATTGAATCAGCCTGCAGGGTTCCATTCCCACTCACAAACAGAAACATACTCACATACTCATCAGAAAGTGAGATGGTCTGCTCGGTAGGCCCTGCATATGCGAGGTGCTCAATCTTGGTCTCGGCAATTTCACCTGCCAGCAATTCCTCTTTAAAAACCTGCTCGTCTGCCGGTATTTTCATCTGCAAATCCTGAACAACAATTTCAGGTGAGCCCGGGCCTGAAGCACAAGACGACAGAATGATTGCCATGATTACACAAACTACAATGCCTTTCTTCTTTAAAATCTTCAATACATTCATGATTTGGCTATTTACTTTTCACTTGCCTCAAAAGTTTGATACCTGGGAAAACAAGTCTTTTAATTTTCTACTTCGAAGGTTGAATAATCAGCCTTTGAGTTTTCGTTTCATTGCCAATTCTCAGTTTGGCGATATACAAGCCATTGGGCAGATTGTCGGGTGTCCATTCCACTTTCTGGGTTCCCGCATTTTGAAGTTCATTCACCAAATTCACAATCTTCTGGCCGGATACATTGAAAATCGTCAATTCTACCAGCGCTGGTTTCTTTACTTTGTACTCTATGGTGGCTTTGGAATGGATCGGATTAGGATAGACAATCATCCCACGATTGGAAGCCTCGAGCGTATTTGGATCAACACTAAGCGTAACTTCTTCCTCACTAAAGTGAGCGGTGACTGACTTGTCGGCATCCATGATGATGGTCGTTTGTGCAGAGGTCCCGGTCACGTCCCCACTCCAATGATCAAATAGATTTCCATCATCGGGTTTGGCCGTCAGATACACGAGCGTTCCTACTTCGTAGACCCCTCCTGAGGGATTGTAGCTCACAAAACCGTTTCCGACTGCAGAAGTGGTCAATTTATATGTTTGGGTGGCAGTGACCGCAACGTTGATTTCCGAAGAGGTCGTTGTAGCTCCTTCATTGTCGGTAGCTACTGCCGTGAAAATGTAGCTACCTGTAACCGCAAATGGAATAGTAAATGAATAAGGGGTAGTCGAATCCTCACCAAGTTTGGTTGCCCCATTGTAAAACTCCACCTTAGAGAGCGTACCGTCAGGATCGGAAGCATCAACTACGATGGTGATGTCATCACCATTCACGAAACTCGCACCATTCTCAGGAGAAATAATACTGACTACAGGATTAACATTTCCTCCTGATCCATCAGCAACATACAGCTCATCGAAGTAAGCAGTAGCCTCCCCATCATCCTGCAGATAAACTCCGGCTTTCCAGTAGCTGGGGAATGTCCAGTATGAAACATCCATATTGGCTTTTTCGGCTCCATCTACATCAATGATCATGCTTCCATCCACCAATCGAACGTCACAGTCAAAATATCCGGCAGGCGCTTCACCCAGATCCACATGTGTGGTATTCACACCTTCATTATCGGTTTTTATGGCTGCCCACAGGTGATTGACTGGTTCCTTGGTTTGATGTTTATAGATTCTTAGGAGTGGCTTATTTGGTCCGCTCCCTGTATTGGCGTCATCGTGAATTTGTAGCACGGTCACCTGATCACAGGTCATCTCAACAATATGTATTCTGGCATGCAATGAACGATCACCTTCGGAAAGGGTCCAGTTGTTCAGATACCGCAGTTCGGTGCGCTGGCTGGACCCGGACTGATTAAAAGCAACTTTATCCTCGTCCACGACATAAAAGTTATCATCCGTATAGCCATCCTTGAGCTGAGTTTGAGTGGCAATGGTGGAGCTCGTAGGTGCCTGTAATTTACACTCCCCAATGAACGCCTTAAATCTTGGGATATCATAAGGGGCATTGTATTCCGCGACGGGATTGACGGCAATACTCACTCCCAAAGCAGTGTATGAGATGCCACCATCATCTGTAGCCGTGGCAGTGATAACGTAACGCCCCGCAGGCACGTCGCTCCAGGTATAGTCATAGGGGGGTGAAGTGACTTCACCCAGTTTGGTTGAACCGTGGAAAAATTCTACTTTGGCAATCGATCCATCACTATCAGAGGCATCGGCTGAAATGGTGATGTTCTCTCCTGCGCTAAAAGTTGCGCCACTAGACGGAGCGGTAATGCTCGAGGTAGGAGCTTTGTTACTTGCCGTTGAATGAGCATTGCTCAAAGCAAAAAAAGATGCCTGACAATAGTCGCCATCCTCTCCCGAATTGTTTTGATTATATACCCCTGCTTTGAAATACATCCAGTCATCAGCAAATCCACTATCGGTCATGTCTACCACTTTCTGGACATCAGGTTTTCCCGGTCTCATAATGGTCACGGTAAGGTCATTGCCCTCCACTTTGATTTCGTAGCTAAACTTCTCCCCCAGAGCAATCCCATCTTCAGGATCAGGAGCATTGTCACTTCTACTGCCAATCATTTCGTGCCATTGCTCTGCACTGGTGGTAGGCTCATGAGCGAAGTAAATCGCCCCTTTGGTGTTTCCTGGTAATTTGCGGTAGTATATCCTGCACGGCTCATCATTTGACGCATGGATTTGCCCGATGATTACACGACCAACCTTGCCAGCTTCTCCTGTGGTAGACACATGATCCACGGCAACGGTAGCTGTCAGCGTTCCACCTACTCCTCCGGCTGCCTCCTGATTGGCCTGACTGGAAGAAGCGAAGACCCAGTTGTTGGGGCCGATCCCCTGTGTGTTGAAGCTGGTATTGCCAGCCCGCAGCATTTCCCGAAGTTCACTTCTGGGGTAAGAGCTCCCGCCGGTTTCTCCATCATTCCGACATCTAAAGACCATCGCCCCGGTATTGGGGTCTGTATAAAACTGAGCTGGTCTTTCAAAACCATTGGATAGATCAGCTTCCTGAACTTCCGACTGATCCTCCAACGTGATCTTCCAATCCGTAAGATCAAAATTTCCACTAGGTGGTAAATCAGGATCCTGGGCCCAGCTTGCTGAAACCGATGCAAACTGTAGGAGGACAAACATGATCAGGTAAGAGCATATATTCCCTTTTGATGATGAAAATTCGGATTCCCTGGTTGTTGTAGCTTTCATATTGTAAACTTTTACTAGTACTTAAATCGCGTTCAAATGCCTTTTTCGGCACTTCTGGATAATCTTGAGAGGAGCGATCATCGATTCAAAAACCAACCAACGTATCATCTCAACACTTTTGCTAATACATTAATTTCAGAGGAAGATTTTCTTCAACAACCAGTGCTCCAGAGTTTGCAATCACATTGTCAGCATGTGAATTGTTCTTGGCACCCCAGAGTCGAGCCACTTGCTCTACCGGGTTGTTCTGAAATTTATTGCCAGAAATATCCACATTGATGATCCCGTATGTGTTGATCAAAATCCCATTTTCCTCACTGGCTCCACATTGGGTAAATGTGCTTCCTCTGACCAACAGATTGCCTCCTACTGTGGACTCGTCATATCCGCCTCGGTAATAATCGATGACATTCTTATTGACCCGATCAAATTGACAATCCACGATGTAGACATTTTCGGCATTGTATTCACCCCGATCATCGTCTTCTGCAGAAAGCTCAATGCCGTTGTTACAATTTTTTATCAACGAAGACTCGAAACTGATGTATTCAGAAAACGAATACTTGTAGGCTTTAAGGACATAATCAAAGTCAGATAACTCACAGTCCTTCACCTTCAAATTGTAAAGGCCGGACATGTTTTCTTTCAAGGTAGCAAAGGCGTAATTCTCCCCATTCCCACTAAGAATGATTGCATTCAAAGTCAGCTTCCCCTTCGGATTCATTTCGAAAGCCGGGGTAGCGGCAGGGCCAGCATAGACAAGCGATACTTTAGAGTCTGGTTGCGCCGACTTGATGGTCAGTTTCTTGTCGATGACCATGGAATAATTGAATTCAAAACGCTCCGATGCTAGCTCAATGATATCGCCATCCTGCGCGGATTTCATTGCTTTGGCAAAATCCGCTGCAGTACTGACCGTATGTGTTTCCTTCGCTGAATCGTCAGCAGAGGGATTGTACCAATCCGGACCGTACTTGGACACATCCATAATGTTAGGTTTTTCCGGCCCGGCTCCATTGGTGGCTCCTATCGAACTACTTTCAGAGCGTGAATTCCCGAATAAGTCTTTGTCGATTTGATCAAACTCAAACCCATAATAGGCCTGGATTTCGGACAGATCACTTGTTGGAATCCAAATATTTTCTTCCAATTCCCGCATGGAGAAGTCCCTTTTCTCAAGACCATTCACGCCTCTGAAGGCCACACCCTGATTATTGATCACGTTGCTTTTAAAATCGATTCCGTCAATGGAATCGTAACGTATAATGGGCATTTCATCTCCTTCCGAATTGTAAATCACATTATTGACGACTAGGGTCCGAATGGGCGTTTCAGATCTGATTTCCGAACGAGGCAGCACCTCTTTCTGATCCACATTTGATCCAACACCAAATTGCCACGGTGAGGAGCAATTGACCCAGGTGTTGTAAGCAACAACCACGTCAGTCACTTGAAAGTATCTGTTGACAGCCGGTTGTCGAATTCCGTTCATCATAGCCAATGGGCCTCTGAAAATCTCCCCATGGAGGTTGTAAAAATAATTATTGGTGACCCGGTGACCAGTCCCAATCAGTCGGACTCCCCCCACCTGCGGGGAATCTTCATCACCGATAAAGTAGTTCCCATCTACAATGCAGTAATTTCCATGTCTGGTGACCAGTGACCCCTGGCTTTTGTAAAAGACATTGCCCCTGAACTCATTGAAATTGGATTTACTGGAAATGACCTCCACTTCTCCATTGCATCGATCAAACAAATTATTAACCACCAACGTGTAGCTGGGTGTCATGGACGTGCTACTGTTCCCAATCTGAATTGTCTCCGCACTCGGGCCCCCTTTTGGTGGTCGGGGACCAAAGTAGTTGTCATTAATTTTGTGGTAGTTTCGTATACTTTCATTGCCTTCCAGATCCACTCTTATAGTGGGTCCTCTGTTGGATTTTCCTTCCAGATAGCAATGATCGAGTTGATTATACTTTCCCTTGAACAGCACCCAAAGGTCAGTCATGTTCCGTTGGGCTTTGTTGAAGTCTTTGATCACGCAGTTTGTCACACGGCTGTTATTTGCAAGGGTATCCTTATTGATGAAAAACTGGATGACGGATTCTGAAGGCGACGCTCCATTGGTAAAATAGAGCCCATCCACCACCAGATACTCTCCACCCAGTTTCAGGTCAGATTGTCCCTGGATGATTACTTCGCCGGGGGTTTCAGCACGAAGTGTGATGGGTTGATCTTCAGTTCCCTTTGCTACCAGGCGAATTTCAACATTCTCCCATTGGCCATTGGCCATGACAATACTGGTGCCTGGTTGGGCTTTTGAGATTGCATCTTGCAGCTCCTTTGCGTTAGAAACCAGGATTCCTTCATTGGCTTCCTTTAGTTGACAACTCATCAAAAGGCAAATTGTCGTAAGTGAAAAAAGTATACTCTTCATCATTTTAATATTAATTGGGTCAATCTTGATAGATAATTTAATCATTCGCTTTCAGGTTCTTTATGCTTCTTTCCATAGTTGTTGGACAGTAGTCAGGTCTTTTTTCATCGCATCAAAAACAATCTTCCGATCTACAGTGATTTCATAATGACCTTTTTCTGCTCCACCCAAGGGGTATTCCAGGTGCAATGACACAGGAGGATTCAAACCATAGGTTTTCAATAATTTAAAATAGTCTTTGAAGTTCACCATTCCTTCACCTATTGGCACGTTCACGGCTTCCCATTGGCCATTGACCTTTGCCCATTGAAAATCTTTTAGTACGATCGTTTTTATACGCTCACGGAGCAACCGTAATCCATTTGTCCAGGAAAGTCCTCCCTCCACTGTGGCATGACGGATATCATATTGGGTCCCAAAATAAACAGGGTCCACGGTTGCAAGCAGTTGCTCTATTTCCCAAAAAGAAGATCCAATACTTGTTCCGGCATGGTTTTGATAGCAGCCGATGATATCGTATTGCCTACCCTGTTCACCAAGCGCTTTGATTTTCTGCTGGTAGACTTGAATAGACTCCTGCAATGATTTGTCCGCATGATATTCAAACCAATTGGTGCGATAAAACCCAATACCTTCATTGGCTGCGGTTTTGATGATGTCCAAATCATATTCGTTGTTCACATCGGTAATGGCCGTGGTGATCATCTCACAGGTAGAACCAGACTGCTTAATATCCCTAATAGCTGCGGGTAGGTCTGATTTCACATTTTCGGGCAGCACATGACCCTTGGGACGGACAGTCAGATCAATGCCATCAAACCCGAGCTCTGAGGCAATCTGACCAGCTTCTTTGAAGTCTAAAAACTGCAAATGCTTGGAAAATATATGCACCTTCAAGGGATCGCCAGAGCCATTCAGATGGAATCCACCAACAGGGGATGGCAAAAAAGGAGCCATCAGAGCCACGGTTCCTGACTTTTGTAAAAACTTTCTTCTTGATATTCTCATATCTTCATCATGTCTAATGACCTCTTATCAGAGGATGAACTGTCCAATCATTATCACATAGCCCCCTTCCCAACTATTAAACTACCATTAACCATGAAATGCAACTCCATGATTAATGGTAGTGGTAGGGTAAATTACTTCACTATTCTGATCACCCGAGTGGTCGCATCTGCCTTGTACAATCTGAGGAGATAAACTCCATCCGATAGTCCATACACATCCAGTGTCATTTTTTTCGAATTGATGTCCCGGTTTCTCAACTGTATCCTACCGAACATGTCCATCAAATCGAGGCTAACAAATTCGGAAAAATCTTCAAACTCAAGGGTCAGTACATCACTCATAGGAACCGGATATGCTGACACCCCCACCTCTGAATCGTTAAGTTCAGGAGAAGATAACACTCTTGCCCCAGCAGCATAACCAAACACCCGCAGCTCTTCCAGGCTCACCCAGCTTCCGGAATAAACATCCGCTCCGGAAACCGTGATTTTCACATATCTGGCATTGATCGAGGTGAAAGTGTCGGAGATAGGCGATGCATTAGACCCCCCGGTAGTATTACTACTTCGATCAACGATGGTCGAATATGAACTACCATCCACTGAGGCTTCAATGATGTACTGATATGCCCTGTCACCATAGCATATCACTTCAGTACTACTAATGGTATAATTAGCACCCAGATCGATAGTCGCTGATTGTGGGAATCCTGAAGCTGACCATCTGGAATCTGGATCGTCATCAACCAGGTTTGATCCCGGATTTGTAGATTGTTCATTGGATGTAGTTACTGACTTATTCAACGCTACATTCGAAAGTGTGGGGGTAGGATCAACTACATTCACTGTACTCATATCCGTATGGCCACCATCGTCAGTGGTGACTGTAATCGTTGCCGTACCTTCTGCAACTGCGGTCACGAGCCCTGAAGAATTCACAGTGGCCACCAATGAATTACTGGAACTATAGGTTACACCCTGATTGGTGGCATTGGAGGGGCTCACTGAGGCGGTCAACTGCTGAGTATCCCCTTCATCGAGTGTCACACTGGATGGTGTCAGCGATACGCCGGTCACTGCCACGGGCTCAGGGCCTCCTTCGCCTGCAAACACTCTCAATTCGGTCAAACTTACCCATGATCCGGTGTATACATCAGCTCCAGTCACGGTGATCCTAACGTATCTGGCATCAAAATCAGAAAATGTATCTATAATGGGACTTGAATCTGCCCCAGGAGTTGTATTGCCCGACCGGTCTACTATCTGTGTATAGGTACTTCCATCCGAAGAACCTTCAACGATGAACTGATAAGCCCGATCCGAGTAGCAGGTCAGCTCGGTTCTACCAATGGTAAATACCGCTCCTAAATCTACAGTAGCAGATTGAGGGAATCCAGACACTGACCAGCGAGTAGCCACATCGCCATCTACCAGGTTAGCGGGCACATTGGTGCCATCTGGAGTACCTGTACCCGATATAGATTTATTCAGCGCCAGGTTAGTTTCGGATGAAGGTGCACTGACCGTAATTATGCTCGTATCTGTATATCCACCATCGTCAGTGGTAACCGTGATCGTAGCACTTCCCTCGGCTACAGCTGTCACTAAACCACTTCCGCTCACAGTAGCTACAGAAGTATTGCTGGAACTGTAAGTCACCTCCTGATTAGTAGCATCATTGGGGGAAACAGTAGCTGATAGCTGCTGGCTCCCGCCAACTCCGACTGTGGCCGATCCCGGTGATAAACTCACTCCGGTGACATTTACAGGTGCTACATATCTGGCCTGGGTGATGCTAATGGTTCGGTCCGGCACACCTACCCCACTTACAGTAACCGTACCTGAACGCTCGGTAGTGTTTGCATTTGCATTCACTGTGATGTCAATATTTCCTGAGCCTGAGCCGGATGTTGGACTTACGGAAATCCAGGATTGATTATCTGTGACTGTCCAGCTCACGTTTGAAGAAATGGCAGCGGACTGAGTGCCCCCTGCGTCCGTAAATTCAGAAACAGAAGAAACGGTCAGGTAATCTCCTACAGCCCCACATGCGCTTAATACACTTCCGGCGGCATCTAAAAAACAAGCTCCCACACCTGCCCCTACGTCACCATCTGTAATGGGTGCATAGGCTATAGAGCCACTGGCTCCCGAAACTTCGTGCGCTCCTACGTCCATATTGCTGTTTGGGCGCGTCAGTCCTTCTATGTCCAGATCGACTACATTGGCGTACGTGCTGCCGGCAGCATTGGCTGCTATCCCGCTGCTACTCGGTTTGTAAATCTCTCCGACGGCAGAAAAGTTGGCATCTCCTTCCGTAATGCCGGGATCGGATATTCCGATATTGGATCCACCAAAAATATTTCCAACATAAGTCATACCCTGACCTGTTCCTGAAATATCACCCGACACAATATCACCATTGGTACTATATACCAGATTATAGGCGATCACTCCTGTTGGATCATATGAGTTTCTGTCGTTATAGTGGATAGGATCGTCAGAATTATAGATGGTAT
This Marinoscillum sp. 108 DNA region includes the following protein-coding sequences:
- a CDS encoding polysaccharide lyase family 7 protein, which encodes MKATTTRESEFSSSKGNICSYLIMFVLLQFASVSASWAQDPDLPPSGNFDLTDWKITLEDQSEVQEADLSNGFERPAQFYTDPNTGAMVFRCRNDGETGGSSYPRSELREMLRAGNTSFNTQGIGPNNWVFASSSQANQEAAGGVGGTLTATVAVDHVSTTGEAGKVGRVIIGQIHASNDEPCRIYYRKLPGNTKGAIYFAHEPTTSAEQWHEMIGSRSDNAPDPEDGIALGEKFSYEIKVEGNDLTVTIMRPGKPDVQKVVDMTDSGFADDWMYFKAGVYNQNNSGEDGDYCQASFFALSNAHSTASNKAPTSSITAPSSGATFSAGENITISADASDSDGSIAKVEFFHGSTKLGEVTSPPYDYTWSDVPAGRYVITATATDDGGISYTALGVSIAVNPVAEYNAPYDIPRFKAFIGECKLQAPTSSTIATQTQLKDGYTDDNFYVVDEDKVAFNQSGSSQRTELRYLNNWTLSEGDRSLHARIHIVEMTCDQVTVLQIHDDANTGSGPNKPLLRIYKHQTKEPVNHLWAAIKTDNEGVNTTHVDLGEAPAGYFDCDVRLVDGSMIIDVDGAEKANMDVSYWTFPSYWKAGVYLQDDGEATAYFDELYVADGSGGNVNPVVSIISPENGASFVNGDDITIVVDASDPDGTLSKVEFYNGATKLGEDSTTPYSFTIPFAVTGSYIFTAVATDNEGATTTSSEINVAVTATQTYKLTTSAVGNGFVSYNPSGGVYEVGTLVYLTAKPDDGNLFDHWSGDVTGTSAQTTIIMDADKSVTAHFSEEEVTLSVDPNTLEASNRGMIVYPNPIHSKATIEYKVKKPALVELTIFNVSGQKIVNLVNELQNAGTQKVEWTPDNLPNGLYIAKLRIGNETKTQRLIIQPSK
- a CDS encoding chondroitinase-B domain-containing protein, which translates into the protein MKIFFRKSSFLLMLVGATMFSSLAAFGAEYTVSSAGQLNSLSLSAGDIVTWTDGTYSNQDITFTGSGTQSNPIILKAETPGGVILNGSSKLNIYGSYLIVEGFFWDGGEGESDHVEFRKSGSSTEFANNCTIRNCGFDNLYTPEPNKSRWIVLHGTNNVVENCSFVNKLSAGACILVELSYAGSSTPGHSIRSNYFYNITPKDNFSTNSGDCEAIRIGVSSYQSVSAQVLVEGNYFKAADGENEIITNKSSDNTFLHNTFRNCRGSLVLRHGARAHIEGNFFLGEGKAKSGGIRVSDRDHVIINNYMQGLNNDGDVWNNGITLVGGGESSGGSGNGYQNVDNILVAFNTIYNSDDPIHYNDRNSYDPTGVIAYNLVYSTNGDIVSGDISGTGQGMTYVGNIFGGSNIGISDPGITEGDANFSAVGEIYKPSSSGIAANAAGSTYANVVDLDIEGLTRPNSNMDVGAHEVSGASGSIAYAPITDGDVGAGVGACFLDAAGSVLSACGAVGDYLTVSSVSEFTDAGGTQSAAISSNVSWTVTDNQSWISVSPTSGSGSGNIDITVNANANTTERSGTVTVSGVGVPDRTISITQARYVAPVNVTGVSLSPGSATVGVGGSQQLSATVSPNDATNQEVTYSSSNTSVATVSGSGLVTAVAEGSATITVTTDDGGYTDTSIITVSAPSSETNLALNKSISGTGTPDGTNVPANLVDGDVATRWSVSGFPQSATVDLGAVFTIGRTELTCYSDRAYQFIVEGSSDGSTYTQIVDRSGNTTPGADSSPIIDTFSDFDARYVRITVTGADVYTGSWVSLTELRVFAGEGGPEPVAVTGVSLTPSSVTLDEGDTQQLTASVSPSNATNQGVTYSSSNSLVATVNSSGLVTAVAEGTATITVTTDDGGHTDMSTVNVVDPTPTLSNVALNKSVTTSNEQSTNPGSNLVDDDPDSRWSASGFPQSATIDLGANYTISSTEVICYGDRAYQYIIEASVDGSSYSTIVDRSSNTTGGSNASPISDTFTSINARYVKITVSGADVYSGSWVSLEELRVFGYAAGARVLSSPELNDSEVGVSAYPVPMSDVLTLEFEDFSEFVSLDLMDMFGRIQLRNRDINSKKMTLDVYGLSDGVYLLRLYKADATTRVIRIVK
- a CDS encoding sugar phosphate isomerase/epimerase, with product MRISRRKFLQKSGTVALMAPFLPSPVGGFHLNGSGDPLKVHIFSKHLQFLDFKEAGQIASELGFDGIDLTVRPKGHVLPENVKSDLPAAIRDIKQSGSTCEMITTAITDVNNEYDLDIIKTAANEGIGFYRTNWFEYHADKSLQESIQVYQQKIKALGEQGRQYDIIGCYQNHAGTSIGSSFWEIEQLLATVDPVYFGTQYDIRHATVEGGLSWTNGLRLLRERIKTIVLKDFQWAKVNGQWEAVNVPIGEGMVNFKDYFKLLKTYGLNPPVSLHLEYPLGGAEKGHYEITVDRKIVFDAMKKDLTTVQQLWKEA
- a CDS encoding chondroitinase-B domain-containing protein, translating into MSCQLKEANEGILVSNAKELQDAISKAQPGTSIVMANGQWENVEIRLVAKGTEDQPITLRAETPGEVIIQGQSDLKLGGEYLVVDGLYFTNGASPSESVIQFFINKDTLANNSRVTNCVIKDFNKAQRNMTDLWVLFKGKYNQLDHCYLEGKSNRGPTIRVDLEGNESIRNYHKINDNYFGPRPPKGGPSAETIQIGNSSTSMTPSYTLVVNNLFDRCNGEVEVISSKSNFNEFRGNVFYKSQGSLVTRHGNYCIVDGNYFIGDEDSPQVGGVRLIGTGHRVTNNYFYNLHGEIFRGPLAMMNGIRQPAVNRYFQVTDVVVAYNTWVNCSSPWQFGVGSNVDQKEVLPRSEIRSETPIRTLVVNNVIYNSEGDEMPIIRYDSIDGIDFKSNVINNQGVAFRGVNGLEKRDFSMRELEENIWIPTSDLSEIQAYYGFEFDQIDKDLFGNSRSESSSIGATNGAGPEKPNIMDVSKYGPDWYNPSADDSAKETHTVSTAADFAKAMKSAQDGDIIELASERFEFNYSMVIDKKLTIKSAQPDSKVSLVYAGPAATPAFEMNPKGKLTLNAIILSGNGENYAFATLKENMSGLYNLKVKDCELSDFDYVLKAYKYSFSEYISFESSLIKNCNNGIELSAEDDDRGEYNAENVYIVDCQFDRVNKNVIDYYRGGYDESTVGGNLLVRGSTFTQCGASEENGILINTYGIINVDISGNKFQNNPVEQVARLWGAKNNSHADNVIANSGALVVEENLPLKLMY